A window of bacterium genomic DNA:
TCCCCTGCCCGTCATCATTCCCTGCCACCGGGTGATCTCTTCCTCGGGCAAGCTGGGAGGGTTTACCGGGGGCATCGGCCTGAAGAAAAAACTGTTAAGCATTGAGGGAATAAAGTTATGATCGCGACCCAAAGCAGTTCAGAAAGGCGGAGGTTCCTGCGCCTGCCGTTGGAGATCAAGGTCCATTTCAAGGCCCTCAAGGAAGGGGTTTTGGATGTCAAAGGTCTGAAACCGGCCCGGGCCAAGAATTTGAGCACCGGCGGAGTGCTGTTCTCATCGGCCAGGAAATTGCCGGCCAATGAGGTGCTGCAGATGCGGATCAATTTCATCCGGGCCGGCAAGCCGGTGGAGATGGCGGCCATAGCCCGGGTGGCCCGCTGTCAGAAGTCCAAAGCCGGATACAACGTGGGGGTGGAGTTCCTGCAGGTCTATTCCGAGGACCTGAAGGTCTTGGAAAACTTCATTGACCGGAAGGCCAAGGCCAAAAAGCCGCTGTAAAAAATTGCTTTACAATATTACAAGAGATATTGTATAAT
This region includes:
- a CDS encoding PilZ domain-containing protein encodes the protein MIATQSSSERRRFLRLPLEIKVHFKALKEGVLDVKGLKPARAKNLSTGGVLFSSARKLPANEVLQMRINFIRAGKPVEMAAIARVARCQKSKAGYNVGVEFLQVYSEDLKVLENFIDRKAKAKKPL